The following DNA comes from Simkania negevensis Z.
CTGGAATCACAACAAGTAACATTAAAATCGCAGATGTATAAATCAGATCGCGCTCTTTCATTGCAATGAGCCCTTTTGGTTCCATTATCGGAACACTATGATTCTGAATATACATGGTGAGCAATGCCGCAGAAACTCCCAGAAGCAGTAACACGACAATTATGAGTTTGAATGGTTTTTTCATCTTCTCACTTTTTTTCTTACGCTATTTTCAACTATCTACATTAATGCAACTGTTTTGTCTAGCCTATACTTAAACTATCTCAAAAGTTGGATTTTCGGCTGGGCCAAAGCACCGTAATTTGCCGATCTTAAGTGATCTCATACTCCTAATATTTGGTCACTTAAGATCGATGAATTCCGAAAGTTTGCGCGTTGCCCAAAACCTGCTTTTGAAGTAGTTTGAGTATAAAGTCAATAAAAAAATTGAAATGAGAAAATTATCTTCCGCGATGTTTTTCTTTGCGCTTTGATTGTTTGAGCAAAAACTGCGCTTCTTTGCGCGCTTCCCGTTCTTGTTTTGAAAAAGTCTTCCGCTTCTTTTTACTTAGCTCGATGAGTTCACGCATAGCATCTTGAGCATGTGTGGACGGCTGCATCGTTTTTTTGATCTGCTCCATCTCGCGCCGCACTTCTCGTTGCTGCCGTTTATAATTCACCCGTTTAATCTTGAGCTCAAACTCATGAGCAGGCCCAAAGCAAAGGGTATCAAAATGCTTGAGCACAAACTCATAGACTTCTGCATCTGATGGTTCCCCACCAAATATATGGCGAGCCACCTCATAGCCTGACTTGTCGGTACGCTCAAATGTACCGACCCAAAGATTTTTTTCTAAAAATATCGTTGCCTTAATCGTGATCATCCTTCGAGGATATCAGTTAAAAGGAGCTTTTTCAACGACTCTTTGATGTTTTGAGAGCTCTGTTTGGGGTTTAAAAGAAGCTTAAACACGTACGAAATCCGCCAAGCCCCCTTTTCCGGTAGGTGAGATGCCTCAACTCCATGCATGATATCCCCTTCAAATAAGATGAGGCGCATATCAATACAATCTGATGAAAAAACCTTTTTACCACTATGATCGTAATAAGCTGTTCCAAGACCATACTCTGGAAGATATTTTTCAGAAGTTGAGAGCATCGCTGTTAAAAGAAGAGGTTTTCCAACATCTCCGTTCACAAAATTAGTTTTATGAAACTCTTGCTCACTTTTATGAAGAACAGGGATCGCAAAGCAGATTATTCTCTTTTTGCAAATCTGTTTCAAAAACCACATGCATTCCAAAAGTCTTGCTTCATGGATCACACCGAGTCTCACATCTAAGTACGATTGCCCCGATTTTTTCGAGCAAATTATCATGAATCCAGAAGCAACTTATGAAGAGTACCCTGTTTCTTCT
Coding sequences within:
- a CDS encoding YjdF family protein translates to MITIKATIFLEKNLWVGTFERTDKSGYEVARHIFGGEPSDAEVYEFVLKHFDTLCFGPAHEFELKIKRVNYKRQQREVRREMEQIKKTMQPSTHAQDAMRELIELSKKKRKTFSKQEREARKEAQFLLKQSKRKEKHRGR